CGCCTGGACGCCAACACCCACACCCTGATCACACGCCGGTTCCGGTTCGACTTCACGCTCGACCCCGGGCATATCGCCCGGGCCATGGACCTGTTGGCCTGGCCCGCTGCTGGTGCGGTTCTGTCCGCACCCCGCCGCGCGGGACTCGCGGCCGCCGTCCGCTATCACACCGAGCACGGTCACCTGCGTGTCCCGGCCGACTACGAGGATGCCTACGGCTACCGGCTCGGCCAGTTCATCACCGGGCAACGCACCGCCTATCACCAGGGTTCTCTCGCCGAGGACTGGATTGCCGAGCTCGAAGACCTGGGCATGGTCTGGGACGACAGCGAAGCCGCCTGGCAGGGGCATATGGCCACCGTTGAGGCCTTCCACACCGAACACGGCCACCTCGCCATCCCTTCCCAGGAACCGGGCGGTCAGTTCCTCGTCGATCAGCGGTCCCTGGCCCGCAAAGGCCGTCTCGCCCCCAGCCGCGAAGCCCAGCTCACCGCCCTCGACCCGCACTGGACGCTCCCGCACGGCCCCGACTGGCACCGCAAATACCACCTGATCAAGCGCCATATCGAAGCCGGCCACGACCCGGCCACGCTGCGCCGCGACACGGTGATCGACGGCGTGAAGGCCGGCAGCTGGCTGCACCGTCAGTTCACCACCTGGCACGATCTCAACTCCGGCCAGCGCGACCTTCTCACCAGCCTCGGCCTGACCGCCGATCAAGTCCCGCTGAAGAAA
The sequence above is drawn from the Streptomyces sp. NBC_01591 genome and encodes:
- a CDS encoding helicase associated domain-containing protein → MDLLAWPAAGAVLSAPRRAGLAAAVRYHTEHGHLRVPADYEDAYGYRLGQFITGQRTAYHQGSLAEDWIAELEDLGMVWDDSEAAWQGHMATVEAFHTEHGHLAIPSQEPGGQFLVDQRSLARKGRLAPSREAQLTALDPHWTLPHGPDWHRKYHLIKRHIEAGHDPATLRRDTVIDGVKAGSWLHRQFTTWHDLNSGQRDLLTSLGLTADQVPLKKTPRTTVTSGTRKRRSFEQTALLLRAFVERHGRPPGAREWIEADGESVMIGPWLCKTRTKQKAGQLPEDQGKLMDEILREDRSGTARDVSEEGPADISKIP